One Nostoc sp. UHCC 0302 DNA window includes the following coding sequences:
- a CDS encoding HMA2 domain-containing protein, protein MDYQIVHAVEGRIRIRIPLLAEEAEYASKLQKRVESLNYVTNVRINPLAESMIVTYKYKFVSCTVMQTHLQEAIAQVASPKSPSASDVSEPKIAQVASPQSPSTPPASEPVVIEKKSPSVSTGVAQELFAYSVEQVNPDKDPWEEEATPAIEAPSDQFQADLSTPEVSAIEDDQAKDKLVDTVTQQVNSDVIPLQTSALAKRLEVHPKALSRYKSKPDFSQWSQKKDPNSIAWTYDSVSKIFCPTELTVSTEQSNLQEQRMQTEVEKVGSEVLGGIVGGIVGETVGGVIAGPIGMVVGEQVGTVIGPILGEDLGKQAEHVNHPEAQKHPELETQEQIEVSASETIGGKIGETVGEIVGEVLLGQEGGVIGKNMGEKIGSAVTEILEKEVIVNSESGEQESDQN, encoded by the coding sequence ATGGATTATCAAATTGTTCATGCTGTTGAAGGACGGATTCGCATCCGGATTCCCTTATTAGCTGAGGAAGCAGAGTATGCTAGTAAATTGCAAAAGCGGGTTGAGTCCTTGAACTATGTTACCAATGTTCGGATTAACCCTCTAGCTGAGTCAATGATTGTCACTTATAAATATAAGTTTGTTTCATGTACTGTGATGCAGACTCATCTTCAAGAAGCGATCGCACAGGTGGCTTCTCCAAAGTCACCGTCTGCATCTGATGTATCAGAACCAAAAATTGCACAAGTGGCTTCTCCACAGTCACCGTCTACACCTCCTGCATCAGAACCAGTAGTAATAGAAAAGAAATCTCCTAGTGTTTCAACAGGAGTTGCACAAGAGTTGTTTGCTTATAGCGTAGAACAGGTTAACCCAGATAAAGACCCTTGGGAAGAGGAGGCAACTCCAGCAATTGAGGCACCGAGCGATCAATTCCAAGCAGATTTATCTACGCCGGAGGTATCGGCGATTGAAGACGACCAAGCCAAGGATAAGTTAGTAGACACTGTTACACAGCAGGTAAATTCTGATGTAATACCGTTGCAAACATCAGCTTTAGCAAAGCGTTTAGAGGTACATCCTAAAGCTTTAAGCCGATATAAGTCAAAACCTGACTTTAGCCAGTGGAGCCAGAAAAAAGACCCAAACAGCATTGCTTGGACTTATGATAGTGTCTCAAAAATCTTTTGCCCAACGGAGCTAACTGTAAGTACAGAGCAGTCTAATCTTCAGGAACAGAGGATGCAGACGGAAGTAGAAAAAGTTGGAAGTGAAGTGCTAGGTGGAATAGTGGGAGGAATTGTCGGCGAAACTGTAGGCGGTGTAATTGCAGGGCCGATAGGAATGGTTGTTGGTGAACAAGTTGGCACCGTCATTGGCCCAATCTTGGGAGAGGATTTAGGTAAACAAGCCGAACACGTCAATCACCCAGAAGCACAAAAGCACCCTGAGCTAGAAACGCAAGAACAAATAGAAGTTTCGGCGAGTGAAACAATAGGAGGAAAAATTGGTGAGACTGTGGGAGAAATAGTCGGTGAGGTTTTGTTAGGACAAGAGGGTGGAGTAATTGGTAAAAATATGGGCGAAAAAATTGGCTCGGCTGTTACAGAAATACTTGAGAAAGAAGTAATAGTGAACAGCGAGTCTGGTGAACAAGAATCTGATCAAAATTAG
- a CDS encoding ArsA family ATPase yields MSRIITFLGKADTRHTTLAIATAKWFAQYSQRVLLVTHNPNPSAELLLETSLPATPQEIAPNLSVVQLQATVLLEQVWEEVKKWLALYLPSSVKMEIYSGEVMILPGFDSLLSFNALRKYYQSEDYDVIIYDGRGDLESLRMLGIPNIADWYYRRFREALESLDLSKIADSIGGPLASALLNANMDTRKVQDAIVQIQDWIAKSVAVVGDAKRLSAYLVTTDEPAAIAEARWLWGSAQQVDLRVSGVLAYQSYEAANKTELEQAFAPLEVNLIPALQKHNWQPLLDALPDFKTIPHVPQPLTVDLAQRRVRLFLPGFSKSQVKLTQLGTELTVEAGDQRRNIVLPDELRNQPVTGGKFEEPYLVISF; encoded by the coding sequence ATGAGCAGAATTATTACATTTTTAGGCAAGGCGGATACGAGACACACCACACTGGCGATCGCCACTGCTAAATGGTTTGCTCAGTATTCTCAACGGGTGCTACTAGTAACCCACAATCCCAATCCCAGCGCAGAACTGCTGTTAGAAACTTCCCTCCCAGCAACTCCCCAAGAGATTGCGCCTAATCTAAGTGTGGTACAGTTGCAAGCAACAGTACTATTAGAACAAGTTTGGGAAGAAGTCAAAAAGTGGTTGGCTCTCTACCTCCCGTCCTCTGTAAAAATGGAGATATATTCGGGAGAGGTGATGATCCTACCGGGTTTTGATAGCCTTCTATCCTTCAACGCTCTGCGAAAGTACTATCAAAGTGAAGACTATGATGTCATCATTTATGATGGGCGGGGAGATTTAGAATCATTGAGAATGCTGGGAATCCCCAACATTGCAGATTGGTATTATCGCCGCTTTCGTGAAGCGTTAGAATCTCTAGATTTGAGTAAAATCGCCGACTCGATTGGGGGTCCTCTCGCCAGTGCTTTGTTGAATGCAAATATGGACACTCGAAAAGTGCAAGATGCTATTGTGCAAATTCAAGATTGGATTGCTAAAAGCGTTGCAGTTGTCGGAGATGCCAAAAGGTTAAGCGCTTATTTAGTAACTACAGATGAACCAGCAGCCATCGCTGAGGCTCGTTGGCTTTGGGGTAGCGCACAGCAGGTTGATTTGCGAGTAAGTGGGGTTCTAGCTTATCAAAGTTATGAAGCAGCTAACAAAACTGAACTAGAGCAAGCTTTTGCTCCATTGGAAGTAAACCTAATTCCAGCGTTGCAAAAACACAATTGGCAACCCCTACTAGATGCACTACCAGATTTTAAAACTATTCCTCATGTTCCCCAACCTTTAACAGTTGATTTGGCGCAACGTCGGGTACGATTATTCTTGCCAGGATTCAGCAAATCGCAAGTCAAGCTTACCCAGTTGGGTACAGAACTCACGGTTGAAGCAGGTGATCAACGGCGAAATATTGTTTTACCAGATGAACTACGAAATCAGCCAGTTACCGGAGGCAAATTTGAAGAACCTTATTTGGTGATTTCATTTTAG
- the cax gene encoding calcium/proton exchanger, with translation MTTKDKILFYMLVFVPISFIAEWLHLHPVIVFVISGLAIIPLAAWIANSTEEIATVVGPSLGGLLNATFGNATEMIISIVALRAGLVEVVKASITGTIVANLLLALGAAIFLGGLRFKEQSFQPKVARINASSLNLALVVLLTPTAIDFTSKGLKPTTINNFSAVAAILLLVFYLLMLLFSMKTHKDMYELRATELDESEQAEIKSHQHETSLWKNVAILLICTIALVFVSDVLVASLQKAITTLGFTSLFTGVILIPLFGGAVEYITAATFAMKNKMDLAVAVAMGSSLQIAMFVAPILVLVGQLMGQPMNLDFNPFEVLAVAIAVLITNSISTDGNSNWLEGALLLITYAVLGAAFYFHP, from the coding sequence ATGACAACAAAAGATAAAATTCTGTTTTATATGTTAGTGTTTGTGCCTATTTCCTTTATAGCGGAATGGCTACATTTACATCCTGTTATTGTTTTCGTTATTTCTGGTTTAGCAATTATCCCCTTAGCAGCGTGGATTGCCAATTCTACGGAAGAAATTGCTACTGTTGTGGGGCCATCTCTCGGTGGGTTGCTCAATGCTACTTTTGGCAACGCAACTGAGATGATTATCTCTATTGTTGCTCTTCGTGCTGGTTTGGTGGAGGTAGTCAAAGCCAGCATTACAGGTACTATCGTTGCTAACCTACTTCTGGCTTTAGGAGCAGCAATTTTTTTGGGAGGGTTACGTTTTAAAGAGCAAAGTTTTCAGCCTAAGGTGGCCCGAATTAATGCTTCTTCACTAAATCTAGCTTTGGTAGTGCTACTTACGCCTACTGCTATCGACTTCACATCTAAAGGATTAAAGCCTACAACTATCAATAATTTTTCTGCGGTTGCTGCGATTTTGTTGTTAGTGTTCTACCTGTTGATGCTGCTGTTTTCTATGAAAACCCACAAGGATATGTATGAACTCAGAGCTACTGAGCTTGATGAATCAGAACAGGCAGAAATTAAGTCTCATCAACATGAAACATCTTTGTGGAAGAATGTTGCTATCTTGCTAATTTGTACCATTGCGTTGGTATTTGTTTCTGATGTCTTAGTTGCTAGTCTACAAAAAGCAATTACGACTTTAGGCTTTACTAGTTTATTTACAGGGGTAATTCTGATTCCACTTTTTGGAGGTGCTGTAGAGTATATTACTGCTGCTACCTTTGCTATGAAAAATAAAATGGATTTAGCAGTAGCAGTGGCGATGGGTTCCAGCCTGCAAATTGCTATGTTTGTTGCTCCAATTTTGGTGTTAGTGGGCCAGTTGATGGGACAACCGATGAATCTAGATTTTAACCCGTTTGAAGTATTGGCAGTGGCGATCGCTGTTTTAATTACCAACTCCATCAGCACAGATGGAAACTCTAACTGGCTAGAAGGAGCGTTACTGCTGATTACCTACGCAGTTTTAGGAGCAGCATTCTATTTTCATCCATAA
- a CDS encoding HMA2 domain-containing protein, translating to MLRVIQHIKDSVYIFLIVAYYIDENGSLISSQQQSRNMFYQVVHSTLGRCRIRVPRLADDLEFAENLNRLVESLQFVTEVRINPAASSLIVNYKVSAVNLEDAQKYLSNCIEKASCIQQANLIETSNEETIEESDLIPEVNQWRDLGLPLLSLSLAIFAAPLELPPLLIIMAIAGAAMPWFNRAADSIVNQGHPNIDLLDSTWMTLQVVQGQYIAPSLKTSLVEIRRSLRGTVEEAREQKALDYLNYLHQDIWIQRDQLQPAVRAIDLQAGDRITIYAGEIIPVDGRILSGSGLVDCSYLTSISTPIHYSLGQEIYASSRLLEGELSILVERTGENTRLGLIAHLMQTTPVHDTHIGAQQAEFVKNAIVPTLVLGGTIFAATGNLGAAISPFQFDFGSGIPISISSTILSALTHAVQNGIYIRSGRVVELLSQLNTLVIHDSALLYLNTTASECIKAIATLQEQGITIYLISDDSLAKTTILAKKFGIHPHHILAESYPQQQANLVDGLRNQGECVAVLGINGDCHADISVSLGFGGNVCTEADVVLLDQQLQGLIYAIAIAKRAMEVVYQNTATIVVPNLMMQIGGGMVLGVNPVWNVIVNNGSAFIAEFLNGSRPIFDSIGPSQQKNHHKTNIMTIPATSTELPLPILNGKKLNQQPLTQ from the coding sequence ATGTTAAGAGTTATCCAACATATCAAAGATTCAGTTTATATTTTCCTGATTGTGGCTTATTATATTGATGAGAATGGAAGTTTAATATCTTCCCAACAGCAATCGAGAAATATGTTTTATCAAGTCGTTCATAGCACCCTGGGGCGCTGCCGTATTCGTGTGCCCAGACTGGCAGATGACTTAGAGTTTGCTGAAAACCTCAATCGCTTGGTTGAGTCATTGCAGTTTGTCACTGAGGTTCGCATCAATCCCGCAGCTAGTTCGTTGATTGTTAACTACAAAGTCAGTGCAGTTAATCTTGAAGATGCCCAAAAATATCTGTCAAACTGTATTGAAAAGGCAAGTTGTATTCAACAAGCGAATTTGATTGAAACTTCTAATGAAGAAACTATAGAAGAATCTGACTTGATTCCAGAAGTTAACCAATGGAGAGATTTAGGTCTACCCCTCCTCAGTCTGAGTTTGGCAATATTTGCAGCTCCGTTGGAGTTACCACCTCTGTTGATTATAATGGCGATCGCGGGTGCTGCAATGCCTTGGTTCAATCGAGCGGCTGACAGCATTGTTAATCAAGGTCATCCTAATATTGATCTTTTAGACTCGACGTGGATGACTCTACAAGTCGTCCAAGGTCAATATATTGCCCCGTCCTTGAAAACTAGTTTAGTAGAAATCCGCAGAAGCTTGCGCGGTACAGTTGAGGAAGCCAGAGAACAAAAAGCTCTAGACTATTTAAATTATTTGCATCAAGATATTTGGATACAGCGTGATCAATTACAGCCAGCAGTGAGAGCAATAGACTTGCAAGCGGGCGATCGCATCACGATTTATGCTGGTGAAATAATTCCTGTAGATGGTAGGATTCTATCTGGTAGTGGTTTGGTGGATTGCTCCTACCTCACAAGTATATCTACACCTATCCATTATTCTCTAGGGCAAGAGATATACGCCTCTTCTCGGTTATTGGAAGGAGAGTTGTCTATCTTAGTGGAACGGACGGGTGAAAATACTCGCTTGGGATTGATTGCTCATCTGATGCAAACTACTCCAGTGCATGATACGCATATTGGCGCACAACAAGCAGAATTTGTGAAAAATGCCATCGTACCAACCTTAGTTTTAGGCGGCACTATTTTTGCTGCAACAGGTAATTTAGGAGCTGCTATTTCTCCTTTTCAGTTTGACTTTGGTAGTGGTATTCCTATTTCTATCTCATCAACCATCCTCTCTGCCTTGACTCACGCTGTCCAAAATGGCATTTATATCCGTAGTGGTCGTGTTGTGGAATTGTTGAGTCAGTTAAATACTCTTGTCATTCATGACTCTGCACTATTGTATCTAAATACAACTGCATCAGAATGTATTAAGGCGATCGCTACCCTACAAGAACAGGGTATTACTATCTACCTCATCAGTGACGATAGTTTGGCAAAGACTACCATTCTTGCAAAAAAATTTGGTATTCATCCTCACCATATTCTTGCAGAATCTTACCCCCAACAACAAGCAAACTTAGTTGATGGACTCCGCAACCAAGGGGAGTGCGTAGCAGTGCTGGGAATAAATGGTGATTGTCATGCAGACATTTCTGTCTCACTTGGCTTTGGGGGGAATGTTTGTACAGAAGCAGATGTGGTGCTGCTTGATCAGCAATTGCAAGGATTGATTTATGCTATTGCGATCGCTAAACGAGCAATGGAGGTAGTTTACCAAAATACAGCAACTATTGTTGTGCCTAACCTGATGATGCAAATTGGTGGCGGTATGGTCTTGGGTGTCAATCCAGTTTGGAATGTCATTGTGAATAATGGCTCGGCATTTATTGCTGAGTTCTTAAATGGTTCGCGCCCCATTTTTGATTCGATTGGGCCATCACAACAGAAAAATCATCACAAAACAAATATTATGACAATTCCTGCAACTTCTACCGAGTTACCTTTACCTATTTTGAACGGTAAAAAATTGAATCAACAACCTTTGACTCAATGA